The following nucleotide sequence is from Salvia miltiorrhiza cultivar Shanhuang (shh) chromosome 7, IMPLAD_Smil_shh, whole genome shotgun sequence.
TTAATCCCGTAGTCCTGATTTTTAACCAATAATTAGTAGCTCTTTTTTATTGTGTTGGGCGATCATTATAGTGCTTTTGCCTCTGTAGTCCAAACTAAGTAATTGCAAGCGGAAAAAATGACACGGAAATTGGTGTTTTAGCACGCGAACTGTGGAACTAACTTGATTTCCTCAATGCTATTATGGGTTTTATGGTAGAGTATTAGCTCAAAAAATAACTTTGTTATTGGGACATTGGCTTTAGGACATTCATCGGTGTAAGAAAAAATTCTGATAAATATGAACTGGTATTTTAGATATCAATCTATGTGTGTATCTACTATCTTATCTCTTCAGCAGTCCTATATTGAAAAGATGCTTCATCAGTGCTCCTGTGATTGTGCTTAGATCCATGCTGAGAAGATCATAATGTGGTTATGGGCCTTCGGATTTAGCTTCTTTCTGTCTATATGAGTTTTTGTCATTTCCTTTGGCTTAGAGGAGACCATACAGTCGCTCAGATGAGATCTATCATCTATGTGATAACTCTCCCTGGATTTTTGTGTTCACTCGGCTGCCATTCATATTTTCATCTTTCTGGGAGAAAAATATGGGTGCTGATCTATCAGATTTTACACTATATTTGTTAGCAACTCTGGAATTATTTGCTGAAAACCAAGTCCCAGAATTCTTATTCAACGATGTTATCTGGAGAGTACTCGTTTCTACTCATTTGACATGTGCGGTTATGCATCTACTGGGTCTCTCTCTCAGAATGCTGATAAATATACTTTAGGTGCTTCATAACTGTTCTTTCATTTGATGATGATGACAATGGTGCATCTATATACTTCACGTTAGCAGTTGAATCATTAAATGTGCAAGATGTCAGCTGTGTACTGCATTATGATCCTGCTTTCTCCTTCAATGCTTCTAGCACCCAATCTTTCTAACTTGAATTATGCTCAAAAGTtcactaattttattgatttgttaATTGGTTAGGTGACATCTGAAAATAGCAGCCATTGCTCCGGTAGAAGCTCAAAGGACTATCGAGGGAAGTCTGGGACATGTAATGTGTGTTCTGCTCCTTGCTCGTCCTGCTTTCATGTTAATAAGGCTCTACTAAAATCAAACAATGAGCGTGGTGGAGAAACCTGTACTGGGAATACTGAAACTGGGCAACTAAGCATACTGAGCACTGTTGGAGGCATGGATTCAACTGCTGATTCTTTTTCTGGAAATGCAGCAGGCAAGGCTTCCTCAAGGACTTCCAATGCATCCAATGATAGTATGGTGCACTCAAAGTGCGACGGTCGGAGATCTCCTGAAGGGCATGATGATTGCTTGTCATGTGTCAGTGGAACTGATGAACAGTTGAATAGAAAATCTGATACGGAGGATAGTGGGAATAAGTGTAATAAGCAGAACACTGAAGAAATTTCTAGGAAGATGTCACCTAGTAGCTCACAAACTGGGACATATTCACAAAATTCAGGCACAGTAGGAATTTCTCTTACAAAAAGCACTGATGATGCTGCTGACTTACAGAAGGCTCAGAATACCTCTGAAGCTTCTAATGGCAAGAACCTACCACATGAAGAAAGCCCAATGAATGTAAATAATGATAAGCCTTCAGTTACTAATGTTGAGATTTTGAAGGGTTCAATTGAGCATTTAAATTCATCATCACCTAATGATGCCTCTGACGATGTTTGTGGCGATCCTCCCAAAACGGATCTGAATTCCACTGAGAAGAATGATGACATGGAGATTGAACTTCATCCTGCTGATGAGAGTGACGACTCAGATATGGTGGAACAAGATGTAAGAATGCGGTATTCAGTCCTATTTCATATGATTTAATAATCTGGTAGATCATCATGTTCCAGTGGTATTAATTCTCGCCATATAACTGGAACAACAGAAATGTTTATATTTCTGGAGGTCTCTCCAATAAACTATACTTTGTACAAGTATGACTGATTATGGACCTACATCCCCTTTGATTATCTGGTAAACTAATAAATTATTCCTATTCTTCTTGATTTCATGGTGTCTGGAGACCATGAAACTAAAAATATGTAGTGCAGGTTAGCCTATTATTTTAATGTATGTTTGCACAAGTTTCATTACATTACTGGTGTTCAATTCCAtagttatttttcttttatgttgCTTTATGTAGTATAAATTGACACTGTTCATATAGTTGTTGATGACCAGTTTTGGACCTTAATTTTCCAAATTGATTTAATATAATACTGAACACTTGATGAATAACATCTGGTCCCGATATTGCCATTATCctttttcttttgataaagTTAATTATCACTTAATGTTGACAAGATGATGCTGATTTTTCTACCAGTTTTTGCACATATCAAGAAGGTTGAAGATTTTAGGTGTTTAGAAGCAAGATATATATTATTACATTATCCTcatgcattaattaattattttcagaTATAAATCCGAACAATTTCTTTCCTGTTGAACAGGTAAAAGTCTGTGATATCTGTGGGGATGCAGGGAGGGAGGATTTGCTTGCTATATGTTCTCGGTGCAGTGATGGAGCAGAACACACGTAAGTCATTGGAATCTTAAGAGTTTTAAGCCATGTGTGATGTTATGAAATTGTGCATTTAAAATGATGCTTGTTTTCCAGATACTGCATGCGGGAAATGCTGGAGAAAGTCCCTGAAGGGGAATGGCTTTGTGAAGAATGCAAGACATTGGAGCTGGTAGGAAACGGAAAGCAAGAAAAGATTGGAAGTATGgatgaaaatgagaaaaataattCATCCGGCCGAggaagtgaaaatttaaacaacTCTGATGCTGAGGGACACAGAACAAAAAGTTCTACAAAAAATCCTTCTAAAAGGCTTAGAGATGATGAAGATGCCGAAGTTTCTTCTATTGCAAAAAAGCCTGCCCTTGAGTCGACAATTGGGTCGCCAAAGACGTCCAATTCCAAACTAGCTGTTCTTTCTCGCGAGAGTTCTTTAAAGAGCTTAGATAAAGGAAGACTGTGGTCTTCAAATCGTTCTAATTTAGACACACTCCCAGTTAATGATGCTACAGAATTGGCAAAGCCTGCTTTAGATGCACGAGGGCTCAATTTACGAGGTTATAATGCATACCTTCTTCATTGTCTTACTAACTTTGGCATTGCCCGTCCTCTTGACACATTGAGTTAGTTTTTCATGACTTTGAGGTTTCCACTGGTCCTAGATTATTGACAACTTCTTTCGGTTCTTGCAGGTAATTTCTTGAAATCTAATTCTTTTAACTCTCTGAATTCAAAACCAAAGGTCAAGCTCGTAGATCAAGTTGTTATTCAGAGGCAGAAATCAGCTAAGGAACATGGTTCTTTCCGTCTTAAGGAGGGTGTAGTCAGATCTATAGGCAAATCTATGTCATTTAGATCTACAAATTCCAATCGTTCTGAATCAAAAATAAAGATGTTATCGCCTAGACCGTCAAACATCCAGGAcctaaaaaatacaaaagagAGGAGTGCGTTTGAACGGCAGCGCTCATTCAGAACGGAACATCTATCAAATAATTCGGCAATGGGTGCTTCCATGAGTTTGACATCACGAATTGATAAAAGACCATCATCCAGGGCTGAATCATCTTCACTTGCCTCCCCTACCAATCACCAGGAGGTGAAACCAGTACAAACTGATGGTAAATCAGCAGCATTATCGAGGTCATTGAGTCTTGCATCTCGAAGGAATGCAGATTTACCCAGTACTACAGGTAGAGTTAGATTTCAGCTTTCTGAGTTGGTTCTGGTATAGCCTTTTTGTCCTTTGAACTACTAATATAGCTGCTTCATGATCTATTGATATTTGCTTGACCAGGTGAATTTAAGAGACCATCAAAACACGGCCATAGTATTCCTGTGCTTTCATCAGCCAATGGAGTTAATAATACTGAACAAAAACATAATCAGATTAGCGTGAAGCAGGATCCTGCCTCATGTGGTGTTTCTGAAAAGTTGTCTGTTAGTGCTAGTGAAGGTGTATCTGATGGATTAGTTCAGTCCAAGGATTTAGCAAATTCTGCTGACCGACCAAAGGAATATTCTGGAAGCCGTGTGGGCCCACCATCTGTAAGGTCCTCAAGAGATGAAAGTGACAACCTGAAAGCTGCAATTGAAGCTGCTGTACTGAGGAAGCCAGGAGTCTATAGGAAGCATAGAGCTTCTGGCCAATCTGATGAGTCATCCGTGCCAATTGTGGCTTCTGTAGCTTCTAATATAGACCACATGTCAAGTGCCAAAAGTAGAAAGTTATCTTCTGATGCGGAGCTAGCTGAGAGGCCTCCAGTATCTTGGAATTTTACTGCTGACCCTCTTAAAGAGGAAACTCTCAATAGTGTAAAGCAGTCTTTGATGGGTCGTGCAGAGGGTCTTTCTTCTGGAGTTCGAGATGGTGTTCATGTTGGCCTTTCCTCGCGAGATGCACTCAGTAATGTTCCAGCAGTAATGCCTCTCTTGTTGAAATCCATAGCAATCCCTGAGCATGAATATATTTGGCAGTATGCACTTATCTCTAACtaaatttattttgagtttttacCTCCAAAAAGTTTTGGTAGTTTCATATTCTCCATCGTCCTGAAATTTGTGCATGCTGTATGTGCAGAGGAAGTTTCGAGATTTGGCGAAGTGGTCAAACACTTGAGTTGTGGGATGGAATTCAAGCTCATCTATCGACATGTGCTTCACCTAAAGTTGTTGAAGctgtaaataaatttaataatagaaTTGTACTCTATGAAGTTCCTCGTGCAAGCACCTGGCCGGTTCAGTTTCAGGAAAATGGTGTTGGAGATGATAACATAGCCCTTTTCTTTTTTGCTAAAGACCTTCATAGGTAATGCTTTTGTTGTTTTACCTTACATTTTCATGATTAATCTCTACCAGTTTGATTGGTATTGCCTTTTATGTCTAAAAGTTGGCATCTCCTTATTGGTACAGCCACGAGAAGATTTACAAAGTTTTACTGGATAATATGATGAAGAATGACCTTGCTCTTAAAGGAAATATTAACGGTGTTGAGCTCCTCATATTTCCTTCTAATCAGCTTCCTGTTAACTTGCAACGTAAGTGGAATAACTGTCTCTATCTTCTTCTCAATTTGCACTTTTGCAGTATAAGTGGAACAGCTGTTCATACATTGTAATCTGACCTTTCCTTTTCCTGTGCTCCAGTTTGAGATTGCCCTTGTATGAAACATAGATTTTGGTCTAAGGTGAAATGATCTCATAAGTTTTGTTAACATTGATGTGTTTTTATGATACCACATTTCTCATTCTCGGAGTCACCTCTATAATGAGCACTTCTAATATGGTGACTTGGAAGTTCTTATGACTAGATTGGCCAGATGTGCCTGCATCGGGCGTCAAACCAGACAATGAGACCTACATAGATGCTGGCTTGCACCATTGCTATGGGTTGTCCAGATGTTGTTTAACATAACTTATGATACTTAGGAAACTGGGTCTAGGATGTTATTGTCTGTTTCATGTTTTAGTCATAGCAAATTGAATGTAATAGTTACTAACTCATGCATCTACTGTTATTTGGTGTTGCAAGCCACAGTAcaatttattctttttaacATGTACATGCAGGGTGGAATATGTTGTTCTTCCTTTGGGGTGTTTTCAGAGGAAAGAAAGAACTTAGCCTGCGGCAAATGCCTGAATCCACAATTGCACCTCGAGATATTCCCCCGCCAATAATGTCTTTGCCTGAGAATAGATGCTCGCTCAGGCCTATCTCTGAGAATGCAAGCCAAGATGGACATCCAGGGCTTAAAGTGCCTACTTCAGAAGAGTTACAGGGTTTAACTAGAGTTGTTAAAAGAGATGTTACTATGGATATACCTCCTTTGGATCAGCTTGGACATGGGCTAAATTCTAGTTTGTCATCTACAGTAAAAAGTGATGGTGCAAAGCAATGCGAAGAAGTGAGGGGTGCTTATCAGGTATTGTTCGTTCTATTTGTGTATAGGTAGAATATCTGTTTCTGTAGGCTTATTAAACTACTTCTAAAGGAAATTTGTCATTTACTCTTTTCTGTGATGCAGAAAGAGTGGCTTGTGTTTTAATACTGTAAATGTTTAATGCTTTTTTAAACAATTGATATCTTGCAGCTGCGCTAGATTGAAAATATTAAATCATCATACTGTGGCTAGACGTCATTGTTTATGTATGCCACCCACCGTTATACACATTTTCCTTCCCCTTGTCTTTCTTTGATTCGTGCTGTTGTCTAAATTTGCCTATTTTTTCTGCTCTTCCTTTTCATGTTAGTGATTCGTTTTACTTTGTTTTAGCTTGATGTTCGCAAATATGTTATTTTGCTTAGCTGATGTTTACTAAGCTTTATTCTGCTGgcatttttattatttcccACAGGAAAGCGGCATCAGTTCCAGTTGCAGTCCCCCTGTTGCCATGACAAGTCCTGGTTCTGGAAGGGAGCAAATGCTGATGGAGCCGGACACTCCAGTTGGCAATCCACATTCACCACATGATTCCTGCAAATCGGTGGCTGGTACCCCTAAGGATGGCACGTGTGAAGGAGCTATACTGGAGAAAACGTGTCATCAAGATGAGTTAAAGATAAGAATGGATGCTATAGATCTATCAAGAGATGCAGAAATGCCCATGGACGATGACAGGGGCATTAAAGACCTAAACGTGGAGCCTGACAAATGGCTCTTTAGCCATAAAGAACCGATGCTTCCTGGACCGTCGTCATCTTTAGGGGATCATACTCTCTCTACTGGCACTGGTTATGTGTCACCCAGAAATCATAATATGCACAATGAAGCTGTCAGAACAATTGAAAAAGTAAGTACAAACAGATGAACTCTTACTGGCTTTTATACATGCAATATACTAGTTATTGTAGACTTGTAGTGATGATGGTTTGATGTCATAGGTAAACCACATTCCTACGGGCTCCTACGCACTGCAGAGCCAACATGGTGAAGCTGGTGTTGGGACTGTCCCGAAATACTATGAACATGGACATGGTGAAAGGTACTTTTTCCCTGTGCAATCACAGCCTGTGAAGGGCTCAACCTTAACCGATGGATCTATGCCCTGGAAAAGGCATCTGCTAGATGATGATCGGCTGAGTGATAAAGCACCGAATCTAGAGCTTGCTTTAGGGGCAGAAATAAAACCACTGACTTTGGGCATTGAGCCGCTATTGGTTAGTAAAATAGACCATAAAGTACACGAGGAACGTATTCTCGAAGAggcaaggaagaagaagaaggcagAGGAGGATGTATCGGCGTCCCTCTCCCTTTCTCTGTCTTTCCCCTTCCCGGAGAAGGAGGTGGATGCTAGAAGTGAGCAGCAGCTCATGTCTCAGAGGAAACATGTGAATACTTCTTCAAGGCTTCTCTTTGGAAATTTGAGAGACAATTAGATAGTGTTGCGCTGAACTGGAATCCATAATGTTGGTGCAGACAGGATTAATCTATAATTTTGTTAGGTAATTTTCCTTCTCTTTAGTTTGCAACTCAATAGTCCTAAACGGCTGGTTGTATATATGTAGAGTATAGTAGCCGTGACACTGTGTGATATGAAATTTTTTCTCTCAGCAACTTGCTTTcttccattttcatttcttctttttttatggAGGTATAGTGCCACACACTAAAGTTATTTACATGTTCCTTATAACTTAGGGTTTTACTCGACGCTTCATTCATTTTATGAAAATTGTAAAGTGATCATATTTTCTTGAGTAGTTTCGAATGTGCTTTTTATAAATAGAGTTCTCGTAGATCtgtaaatatattaaattatggCGAGAATTACCTTAGAGTTACCGTTTGTTATTCAAATTGAGAACACCCAATTGTACTATATTTGCAAAGGGGAGAGTTTTATCTCAAGGGAAGTATGATAGTCGAATTAAAACACAATCAAATATCTAAAAATATGTCGTTGGACGTGGATATTGGTATTGTGTTGTGAGATAGATTCACACAAGTTTTTGTATTCTTCAAATGATAAGGGATCTTCATAAGCACCTTGTTCATTAAGAAGTGTCCAAATGACAAATATTTCTTATATTAAGAGTGATCTATTCAATCCAATCCCAACCGTCGTCATGTtccaagaaaagaagaagaagcagcatCAAGACTTGAGTAAAATGACTAATAATCAATGTTATTTGCATTTAAATTTGGTTGCTTCGAGTCGTTTCTAAACTTCAGCCCTACTTTCCTTCCATACTTACCTCTACTTTTCCAACTCACGGTACACATCCTCTTACATTATTTATTTACGCGATAATTCattttttcatcaaatttttTTAAGACAACTGAAGATTATAATAGTTGTGAAAATGTTTAAATTGTATTTTGCCTCTAGattataagagcatccgcagtgGGGCTCGTTGGGCTGGCTCGAGCCGCGCCGGTGAGCCCTGCCCGAGGGCTCTAAGACTACTCCCAATCGTGACTTTGGGGGAGTGTCATGCGCACAAGACAACAGAAAgtggaaataaaaaaaattacaaagtcATGGTAAAGCCATGACCCGGCTGCCCTCACGCCCCAAGTCACCATCTCTACTTTTTCTCTTTCTCATGCCATATGTCACATTATAATTGGTGgattaaatattttgataaataaaattttataatgtttttttatataaaaaatatattaaaattatactaaattttttcttatttttagctctataaatagagaccaATTTCACTACATTTTCACACCCAAACAAAAACTCTATTTCTTCTTTTCATATTTCGTTGAATTTTTTCCTCACAGATTTGTTTCTATATTgataattacattttttttaaatatttattttatttattaaatataataaataaatatttaattttaatttatattttattttagatattaagataatttaaaaataaagtgaaaagaaaaaatatgtaggTTGGGTTGGTGTCACCATTGGTGGAAATAAAAGATTTTAGGAAGTCGCTGAAATTCCCGAGCCCCCAAGACGACAAGGCGCACCACCCACACCCCTTcgaaagcttaactcatttgcACCCACCCTATGGGCCAAGGCGATCCTCAAATCTGTTAAAGATGCTGATCAAAAGACTATCATCTATTAGGGCGATATCACGAAGCGATACAATAACAGAATGAGAATGCAAGAATTAGCAATATATAACAGAAGGATGGACGAGATTGCAAAACGTTGAGGATGAGATCTCTAGTTTCATTTTTAGGATATGCActataaattaatgtaattttagattttatttttaatgtaattgTTTTTAGGACTATTGTAATTCTCAAATTTAAATTCGATTTTAAATGTTattcaaaattcaattttttaaaatagaataaaaaatttataaaatcacATTACAAAGCTTCTTAGAGCATCTCCATCCCATGTGGGCTCTAAGGGGGTAGTCCCCACCTTAGAGCATCCATATCCGTTGAGTCAATTGATGGCTCATCCACATCTGGGACCCTTATGAGCCAATGCATCGCATTGGTTTGGCTCATCCCGTTGGTTCATAttcattagttttgattttttttcatttaatttaaataacacaattgttaaaattaaaatttcattaatttaaaatactgaaaattaaaattacataaaattaaaaatacctaaattaaaagatataatttaaattacataatcATAAAACtagattaatttaaattattaaaattaaagtagttaagataactgaaaataaaataattaaatgaattattttaatgttTAACCAAAGCCGAAACTGATTTTAAAatccattatttaattaaataattaaatgaattgtTTTAAAAGCTCAGCCCACTAACAAAACcctattttttctcttctcaacgggttccacttttttttttctttccattttccTCCTTTTTTGTGCGTGACTGATCTTATCcacttttgtatttttttta
It contains:
- the LOC130993263 gene encoding uncharacterized protein LOC130993263 isoform X1, translating into MRNRRERTLQDLCDVTPTLYQPQITPVLRGNIRMQGPSDEANCDSLTNMVTSENSSHCSGRSSKDYRGKSGTCNVCSAPCSSCFHVNKALLKSNNERGGETCTGNTETGQLSILSTVGGMDSTADSFSGNAAGKASSRTSNASNDSMVHSKCDGRRSPEGHDDCLSCVSGTDEQLNRKSDTEDSGNKCNKQNTEEISRKMSPSSSQTGTYSQNSGTVGISLTKSTDDAADLQKAQNTSEASNGKNLPHEESPMNVNNDKPSVTNVEILKGSIEHLNSSSPNDASDDVCGDPPKTDLNSTEKNDDMEIELHPADESDDSDMVEQDVKVCDICGDAGREDLLAICSRCSDGAEHTYCMREMLEKVPEGEWLCEECKTLELVGNGKQEKIGSMDENEKNNSSGRGSENLNNSDAEGHRTKSSTKNPSKRLRDDEDAEVSSIAKKPALESTIGSPKTSNSKLAVLSRESSLKSLDKGRLWSSNRSNLDTLPVNDATELAKPALDARGLNLRGNFLKSNSFNSLNSKPKVKLVDQVVIQRQKSAKEHGSFRLKEGVVRSIGKSMSFRSTNSNRSESKIKMLSPRPSNIQDLKNTKERSAFERQRSFRTEHLSNNSAMGASMSLTSRIDKRPSSRAESSSLASPTNHQEVKPVQTDGKSAALSRSLSLASRRNADLPSTTGEFKRPSKHGHSIPVLSSANGVNNTEQKHNQISVKQDPASCGVSEKLSVSASEGVSDGLVQSKDLANSADRPKEYSGSRVGPPSVRSSRDESDNLKAAIEAAVLRKPGVYRKHRASGQSDESSVPIVASVASNIDHMSSAKSRKLSSDAELAERPPVSWNFTADPLKEETLNSVKQSLMGRAEGLSSGVRDGVHVGLSSRDALSNVPAVMPLLLKSIAIPEHEYIWQGSFEIWRSGQTLELWDGIQAHLSTCASPKVVEAVNKFNNRIVLYEVPRASTWPVQFQENGVGDDNIALFFFAKDLHSHEKIYKVLLDNMMKNDLALKGNINGVELLIFPSNQLPVNLQRWNMLFFLWGVFRGKKELSLRQMPESTIAPRDIPPPIMSLPENRCSLRPISENASQDGHPGLKVPTSEELQGLTRVVKRDVTMDIPPLDQLGHGLNSSLSSTVKSDGAKQCEEVRGAYQESGISSSCSPPVAMTSPGSGREQMLMEPDTPVGNPHSPHDSCKSVAGTPKDGTCEGAILEKTCHQDELKIRMDAIDLSRDAEMPMDDDRGIKDLNVEPDKWLFSHKEPMLPGPSSSLGDHTLSTGTGYVSPRNHNMHNEAVRTIEKVNHIPTGSYALQSQHGEAGVGTVPKYYEHGHGERYFFPVQSQPVKGSTLTDGSMPWKRHLLDDDRLSDKAPNLELALGAEIKPLTLGIEPLLVSKIDHKVHEERILEEARKKKKAEEDVSASLSLSLSFPFPEKEVDARSEQQLMSQRKHVNTSSRLLFGNLRDN
- the LOC130993263 gene encoding uncharacterized protein LOC130993263 isoform X2, producing the protein MDSTADSFSGNAAGKASSRTSNASNDSMVHSKCDGRRSPEGHDDCLSCVSGTDEQLNRKSDTEDSGNKCNKQNTEEISRKMSPSSSQTGTYSQNSGTVGISLTKSTDDAADLQKAQNTSEASNGKNLPHEESPMNVNNDKPSVTNVEILKGSIEHLNSSSPNDASDDVCGDPPKTDLNSTEKNDDMEIELHPADESDDSDMVEQDVKVCDICGDAGREDLLAICSRCSDGAEHTYCMREMLEKVPEGEWLCEECKTLELVGNGKQEKIGSMDENEKNNSSGRGSENLNNSDAEGHRTKSSTKNPSKRLRDDEDAEVSSIAKKPALESTIGSPKTSNSKLAVLSRESSLKSLDKGRLWSSNRSNLDTLPVNDATELAKPALDARGLNLRGNFLKSNSFNSLNSKPKVKLVDQVVIQRQKSAKEHGSFRLKEGVVRSIGKSMSFRSTNSNRSESKIKMLSPRPSNIQDLKNTKERSAFERQRSFRTEHLSNNSAMGASMSLTSRIDKRPSSRAESSSLASPTNHQEVKPVQTDGKSAALSRSLSLASRRNADLPSTTGEFKRPSKHGHSIPVLSSANGVNNTEQKHNQISVKQDPASCGVSEKLSVSASEGVSDGLVQSKDLANSADRPKEYSGSRVGPPSVRSSRDESDNLKAAIEAAVLRKPGVYRKHRASGQSDESSVPIVASVASNIDHMSSAKSRKLSSDAELAERPPVSWNFTADPLKEETLNSVKQSLMGRAEGLSSGVRDGVHVGLSSRDALSNVPAVMPLLLKSIAIPEHEYIWQGSFEIWRSGQTLELWDGIQAHLSTCASPKVVEAVNKFNNRIVLYEVPRASTWPVQFQENGVGDDNIALFFFAKDLHSHEKIYKVLLDNMMKNDLALKGNINGVELLIFPSNQLPVNLQRWNMLFFLWGVFRGKKELSLRQMPESTIAPRDIPPPIMSLPENRCSLRPISENASQDGHPGLKVPTSEELQGLTRVVKRDVTMDIPPLDQLGHGLNSSLSSTVKSDGAKQCEEVRGAYQESGISSSCSPPVAMTSPGSGREQMLMEPDTPVGNPHSPHDSCKSVAGTPKDGTCEGAILEKTCHQDELKIRMDAIDLSRDAEMPMDDDRGIKDLNVEPDKWLFSHKEPMLPGPSSSLGDHTLSTGTGYVSPRNHNMHNEAVRTIEKVNHIPTGSYALQSQHGEAGVGTVPKYYEHGHGERYFFPVQSQPVKGSTLTDGSMPWKRHLLDDDRLSDKAPNLELALGAEIKPLTLGIEPLLVSKIDHKVHEERILEEARKKKKAEEDVSASLSLSLSFPFPEKEVDARSEQQLMSQRKHVNTSSRLLFGNLRDN